In Flavobacterium cerinum, one genomic interval encodes:
- a CDS encoding lipopolysaccharide biosynthesis protein: MGIVINQSIKNTIITYIGFAIGAANTLFMYPKFLGETYYGLTGYLLSSANIIMPLMAFGVHNTLIKYFTHYKTETEKEQFLTFVLFLPFLLIIPMMLFGTFGYSAIASFLSRKNPIIYDYVWQIPVIGLCMGYFEIFYAWVKVHMQSVFGSFIKEIALRIFITIFLLAVYFKWISPKAFVNFLMLIYLASMLLMLFYAFKVKPIVFRFKLPENSRAVLVYSSFIILSGSIANMLLDVDKNMIGQYIAIENIAYYSVAIFIATVISVPSRAMHQITYPITAKLMTENKHDELNELYKKTSISLQVIGGLVFLGILVNIKELYTLLPANYSGGIFVVFVIGLSKYFDLLLGNNNAIIFNSKYYRAVLFLGLLLVFLTVSLNMYFIPRMGIEGAAIATLISITMYSLAKLLFVVVRMKLYPFSRNTLYSLGISLFCFFTFYYWDFPFHPVIGIMLKSALITIVYLYLNYIFKISTDVNAVMNKVLVMLKLRS; this comes from the coding sequence ATGGGAATTGTAATTAATCAATCCATAAAGAACACTATTATTACCTATATCGGTTTTGCAATCGGTGCAGCGAATACGTTGTTTATGTATCCGAAATTTTTAGGAGAAACCTATTACGGACTAACCGGGTATTTACTTTCATCTGCCAATATTATTATGCCGTTGATGGCTTTCGGCGTTCATAATACACTTATTAAATATTTTACCCATTATAAAACCGAAACGGAAAAAGAACAATTTTTAACCTTTGTATTATTTCTTCCGTTTTTACTGATTATCCCGATGATGTTGTTCGGAACGTTCGGCTATTCGGCAATCGCATCATTTTTATCCCGAAAAAATCCGATTATTTACGACTATGTATGGCAAATTCCTGTAATTGGTCTGTGTATGGGGTATTTTGAAATCTTTTATGCCTGGGTAAAAGTGCATATGCAATCGGTTTTCGGAAGTTTTATTAAAGAAATTGCCCTTCGGATTTTTATCACCATCTTCTTGCTTGCGGTTTATTTTAAATGGATTTCGCCGAAAGCTTTTGTGAATTTTCTAATGCTTATTTATTTGGCTTCCATGTTGTTAATGCTTTTTTATGCGTTTAAGGTCAAGCCGATAGTATTTCGCTTTAAATTACCGGAAAATAGCCGTGCCGTTTTGGTTTATTCGTCTTTTATTATCCTTTCGGGAAGTATAGCCAATATGTTATTGGATGTCGATAAAAATATGATCGGACAATATATAGCAATTGAAAATATAGCCTATTATTCGGTGGCGATTTTTATTGCGACGGTTATATCCGTTCCAAGTCGGGCGATGCATCAGATTACGTATCCGATTACAGCCAAACTGATGACGGAAAACAAGCACGACGAATTAAACGAATTGTATAAAAAAACATCGATTTCGTTACAAGTTATCGGCGGACTGGTTTTTTTAGGTATACTGGTTAATATTAAAGAATTATACACTTTGTTACCGGCTAATTATAGCGGTGGTATTTTTGTAGTCTTTGTAATCGGTCTTTCTAAATATTTTGACTTGCTATTAGGGAATAACAACGCAATTATTTTTAATTCGAAATATTACCGTGCCGTTTTATTTTTAGGATTGTTATTGGTTTTTCTGACGGTGAGTCTGAATATGTATTTTATTCCGCGAATGGGGATAGAAGGCGCCGCGATTGCTACATTAATTTCGATTACAATGTATAGCCTGGCGAAATTACTGTTTGTAGTTGTTCGTATGAAACTCTATCCGTTTTCCCGAAATACACTCTATTCTTTAGGGATATCATTGTTTTGCTTTTTCACCTTCTATTATTGGGATTTCCCGTTTCACCCGGTTATCGGGATTATGCTGAAATCCGCTCTAATCACAATCGTTTATCTTTATCTGAATTATATCTTTAAGATCTCAACTGATGTTAATGCTGTAATGAATAAAGTATTGGTGATGTTGAAATTAAGATCCTAA